ACCGGCCTACGGCGCTTTCTTACATACATAATAATTCCTCTCTCACCAGTGAATTAAGCTCGCATCAATGTTCGCATTTACGCTTGCGGCTGCTGAGCTTGACCAGATACTGCCTGACGGTGAAGAATGGCAGAAAACTCTTCCATAAAGTTACCGTAACTGTTTTCCAATTTTTCAACTTGGTGACTAAAACGGTTATACGCAATAACCGCAGGAATGGCCGCAAATAAGCCAATAGCTGTTGCAATAAGCGCTTCAGCGATACCTGGTGCAACCATGGCTAGCGTAGCTTGTTGTACTTCCCCTAGCGCGATAAAGGCGTTCATGATCCCCCAAACCGTACCAAATAGGCCGATATACGGGCTAATTGAACCAGCTGTTGCTAGAAACGGGAGTCGGCTTTCTAGTTCTTCTACTTGGCGAGACATTGTTACCCGCATTGAGCGATAAGTACCGTCTACAATAGCATTGGTGCCGGTATTTGATTTGCGTAAGCGGACAAATTCTTTGAAGCCGGCACAAAAGATAGTGCCGATACCTGATAAGTTAGGGCGAGCAGATAGCTCTTGATAAAGTCGATTTAAATCAGCACCTGACCAAAACTTATCTTCAAACTGACGCATCTCTTCTCGTGCACTTGAAAGCGCCTTACTACGCTGAAAGATAAATGTCCAAGAGGCAACTGATACGCCTAATAAAAGCAACATAACAAGTTGAACAATAAAGCTGGCCTGCAAAAATAGGCCGATAAAAGTAAGATCAGATGACACGCGTTATTTCCCCTAACAATGTACGTGGTAGTCGTCTAGGCTTCATAGTATCTAGACTGACACAAGCAACTTGAATATCGGCAGATACCAAAGTTACATCTTGTTTATTTTTAATGGTTTGTTGAAACGTCATACTCGCACCTTTCAATTCTACAACCTGCGTTTCAATACTCAACAGATCATTGAATCGAGCAGGCGCATAGTTATGCATTTCAACGCGTTTGACGACAAAAGCGACCGATTGTTCCATTAATCTATCTTGTTCGAAGCCAAGGGCTCTAAGCCACTCGGTTCTTGCCCTTTCCATAAACTTGAGGTAGTTGGCATAATAAACAATGCCACCTGCATCGGTATCTTCGTAATACACTCTTACTTGGTGTAAATGCATAAATATTCTTTCACCGTCAATAAAATTCATCGATAATCAAGGTAATTGGCTGCATATCATTAACTCAACTTACCACAACCACCCCTCTCAACCTCAGCTACGTAGAGCGTTTAGCTGTTTTTAAAGATAAAATGATAAACTATTAACACCCTCGCAACACATTAGTTTTTCTAAGGCTAAAAAACAATTTTACTCAATTGCAAGAATACTAACTAAGCCTATAATACGCAGCATCAGTCCTACAGAGCGTAATGGTGTATCACACGGTTATGCAAGAGTTTTTCTCCTGTTAGACATGAGTTCCCTGGATTTATTTCCTTTAACACTTGTTGTTTTGGCCCGTTCATTGAGCGGGCTTTTTTTTGCCTGAAGAAAAGTGATGTACATAGCAGATATAAGTGCATTGAGTATGAGCAAACGTAAGGTCTGCCCACACAACCATGCATACAGTGGACAGTTAAGCTGAAGGCGTGAAGCCAAAATGAAGATACGCCCGCTGTGACACTATACGTCCACGTGGAGTACGCTGCAGGAAGCCTTGCTGAATAAGAAAGGGTTCTATTACATCTTCAATGGTTTCTTTCTCTTCACCAATTGCCGCTGCTAAGTTGTCTAGCCCTACTGGGCCGCCATCAAATTTCTCTATAATGGCACAAAGCAATTTCCGATCCATGTAATCGAAACCTTCTTTGTCTACATCTAGCATATCCAATGCCTTTGCAGCGGTTTCAACACCTACCGTACCATCAGATTTAATTTCAGCGTAATCTCGAACTCGTCGCAATAGCCTGTTTGCAATACGCGGTGTACCTCTAGAGCGACGTGCAATTTCTTGAGCGCCTTCTGAACTCATATCCAAATTTAAGTAACTCGCACTACGAGCCACAATGGTGGTAAGGTCTTTAACCGAATAAAACTCTAATCGTTGAACTATCCCAAACCGGTCACGCAATGGCGAGGTAAGCGAACCTGCCCGCGTTGTAGCACCAACGAGTGTGAAGGGAGGTAAATCTAGCTTAATAGAACGAGCAGCAGGCCCCTCGCCTATCATGATGTCTAATTGATAGTCTTCCATCGCCGGATACAGAATTTCTTCCACTACAGGGCTTAATCGATGAATTTCATCTATAAAAAGCACATCGTTGCGTTCAAGGTTAGTCAGCAATGCAGCTAGGTCACCAGCCTTTTCAAGTACCGGCCCTGAGGTGGTTTTAATACTGACATCCATCTCGTTCGCCACAATATTTGCTAGCGTAGTTTTACCTAGCCCAGGCGGACCAAATATTAATAAGTGATCGAGAGCATCGTCACGCTTTCTAGCTGCCTGAATGAAGATTTCCATCTGCTCACATACGTGAGGCTGGCCTGTGTAATCATCAAGCATTTTGGGGCGAATAGCACGGTCGATAACTTCATCTTCGGTACTCGCATCAGGCGTAATCAGTCTGTCAGCTTCTATCATTATGGCTCTGCTTTAGTGTAAATCGGCAACGTTGCTCTATCATTCTTGGCATATTGAGCTTTGGCTCATTTTAGCCTTAGCTTATTCTGGCCTTGCGTAACTAGGTTCAAATAGCGGCTTTTAACGCTTCACGTATAAGCGATTCGCTTTCCATGCCTTCTTTATACACACTATCGATAAGTTTACTGGCCTGCGCAGGCTTATAGCCTAGTGCCACTAGCGCGCTCTGGGCATCTTCTCTCGTATCGTTTACTTCTACTAACGTATTGGTATTAAGTAAATCACCACTTGGCGGTGGAATAGCAATACTTTGCACTTTGCCAAACTTCGCTAACCTATCTTTTAACTCAACCACTAACCTTTCAGCGGTTTTCTTACCAATACCCGGTAAACTTACTAGTGCCGAAACATCTGCATTTTGAACCGCTGACAAAAATTGGCCTGCGGACATACCCGATAATATGGTTAAGCCTAATTTAGGGCCCACACCGTTTGCTTTAATTAGCTCTCGGAATAATCCTCGCTCCATTTTATCGGCAAAACCAAATAATAATTGCGCGTCTTCTCGCACGACGAAATGGGTATAAACCACCACTTCCTCACCTACCGCTGGTAATTGATAGAAGCTGGTCATTGGCATATGAATTTCATAACCTACCCCATTTGCATCTACCAATATTTCTGGGGGCTGCTTTTCGGCTAATGTACCGCGAATACGTCCAATCATGACTGCTCTCTTACCTGATATTTTCCCAACTTAGGGAAATAAAACGAATAGGAAGGTTCTATTGTTTACAAACAGTGTTTACAAAAAGTGATTACAAAAACCCATGCTTTTTATAGGCGAGCAAAGCAATTAGCGTAAACGGCCTCGCACTGTTTTACGTGCTTGCCCTGCCATATTTATTAGGCTTTGCTCGGTATGGGCATGACATAGCGCCACAGCTAGAGCGTCAGCAGCATCAGCTTGCGGTGTACCGCTTAAACTCAATAAATGCTTCACCATGTGCTGCACTTGGGTTTTATCTGCACTTCCCTTACCTACGACAGCCTGTTTAATTTGCCTTGCCGAATATTCTGCTACTGGCAGTTCACCTTGAGTGGCTGCCACAATAGCGGCACCACGGGCTTGCCCTAACTTCAATGCAGAGTCGGGATTTTTTGCCATAAACACTTGCTCGATAGCAAATTGCGCAGGGTTGTACTGGCGAATAATATCGCTAATACCGGTATAAATATTGGCTAGTCTCGACGGCAAATCTGCCGTCCCTACGCGAATACAACCGCTCGCCACATACACAAGTTTACCCTGCTTACGTTCAATAACACCGTAGCCTGTAACCCTAGAACCTGGATCTATACCCAGTATAACCATTAAGGTACGTTTGGTACAAACATTGATACCGCCTCTTTGTTTGAAGGCG
The nucleotide sequence above comes from Alteromonas naphthalenivorans. Encoded proteins:
- the ybgC gene encoding tol-pal system-associated acyl-CoA thioesterase; amino-acid sequence: MHLHQVRVYYEDTDAGGIVYYANYLKFMERARTEWLRALGFEQDRLMEQSVAFVVKRVEMHNYAPARFNDLLSIETQVVELKGASMTFQQTIKNKQDVTLVSADIQVACVSLDTMKPRRLPRTLLGEITRVI
- the ruvB gene encoding Holliday junction branch migration DNA helicase RuvB — protein: MIEADRLITPDASTEDEVIDRAIRPKMLDDYTGQPHVCEQMEIFIQAARKRDDALDHLLIFGPPGLGKTTLANIVANEMDVSIKTTSGPVLEKAGDLAALLTNLERNDVLFIDEIHRLSPVVEEILYPAMEDYQLDIMIGEGPAARSIKLDLPPFTLVGATTRAGSLTSPLRDRFGIVQRLEFYSVKDLTTIVARSASYLNLDMSSEGAQEIARRSRGTPRIANRLLRRVRDYAEIKSDGTVGVETAAKALDMLDVDKEGFDYMDRKLLCAIIEKFDGGPVGLDNLAAAIGEEKETIEDVIEPFLIQQGFLQRTPRGRIVSQRAYLHFGFTPSA
- the ruvC gene encoding crossover junction endodeoxyribonuclease RuvC, with translation MVILGIDPGSRVTGYGVIERKQGKLVYVASGCIRVGTADLPSRLANIYTGISDIIRQYNPAQFAIEQVFMAKNPDSALKLGQARGAAIVAATQGELPVAEYSARQIKQAVVGKGSADKTQVQHMVKHLLSLSGTPQADAADALAVALCHAHTEQSLINMAGQARKTVRGRLR
- the ruvA gene encoding Holliday junction branch migration protein RuvA, encoding MIGRIRGTLAEKQPPEILVDANGVGYEIHMPMTSFYQLPAVGEEVVVYTHFVVREDAQLLFGFADKMERGLFRELIKANGVGPKLGLTILSGMSAGQFLSAVQNADVSALVSLPGIGKKTAERLVVELKDRLAKFGKVQSIAIPPPSGDLLNTNTLVEVNDTREDAQSALVALGYKPAQASKLIDSVYKEGMESESLIREALKAAI
- the tolQ gene encoding protein TolQ — encoded protein: MSSDLTFIGLFLQASFIVQLVMLLLLGVSVASWTFIFQRSKALSSAREEMRQFEDKFWSGADLNRLYQELSARPNLSGIGTIFCAGFKEFVRLRKSNTGTNAIVDGTYRSMRVTMSRQVEELESRLPFLATAGSISPYIGLFGTVWGIMNAFIALGEVQQATLAMVAPGIAEALIATAIGLFAAIPAVIAYNRFSHQVEKLENSYGNFMEEFSAILHRQAVSGQAQQPQA